TGAGGCTTGCAGCTAGGCTTTTATTACGGAAGTCGAAGAAATTTCTTGCCTTTCCTGACGTGCATTGATATAAGTAACAGACTTCTTTTTGCTTTATTTTTGGGAGGGCATGATGACACTGACAAAGGCTGACATTGCGAAGAAAATCGCAGACGATTGCGGATTTATGAAAGGTGAAGCCACCGAGATCGTTGAAAAATTGCTGGATATAATCAAGCAGAAACTTATCGAAGGCGAAGACGTAATGATATCGGGTTTCGGAAAATGGACTGTTAAATCCAAACATTCGCGTCGTGGAAGAAATCCGCAGACCGGTGAAGAATTGATCCTCGATGCACGCAGAGTAGTGACGTGGAAATACTCACCCGTCCTGAAAAAAGCTGTGAATTCTTTTGTCTCCAAGTAGGTCTCGGCAATTCAACCTCACCGCTTTGGCCCGAGCAATGGAAGCCAATTTTCCTCGACTCGTAAGGCCTCTGAACGTGATGCATAGAGCAGGGATGCGTCAGCCGGTACGGCAAGATGTGATAAGGGATTGGCCGATTCCGATTATCGGGTAAAGAAATGACAGTAAAGAGCGAACAAGCTCGGTTAAAAGTCCCGCTCAACAGTTTTCTTGCGGATTTTAGCTCCAGTCTGTCGGATCAAGAGCTAAGAGATAAATACGATTTATCGGCAAAAGCTTTTGTGAGTTTAATCAAGGCCTTATTGACTAAGAATGTCATAAGCCCTCTGGATCTTGAAAAACGCAAAGAAATGGCTGTTCGCAGGGATCTGGCCAAGGAATCCCAGTTCCTTTCCGGGCTCTACATCTGTCCGAATTGCAGTCACCCGCATCCCAGCCCTTTTGCACGATGTCCTGCCTGCGGTGCAGTTCCAGCGGAAGTTGCACCGTCTCAAGAAGTGATGGAAAACTTGAGCGCTTCAGGCGATCACTTCTACATTGATGAGAGCAAAACGGTCCGGGTTCGCAAGCGCCAGCAGCAGGACGATTTTCCGCCGACTGAAGA
The sequence above is a segment of the Desulfomonile tiedjei DSM 6799 genome. Coding sequences within it:
- a CDS encoding integration host factor subunit alpha, whose amino-acid sequence is MTLTKADIAKKIADDCGFMKGEATEIVEKLLDIIKQKLIEGEDVMISGFGKWTVKSKHSRRGRNPQTGEELILDARRVVTWKYSPVLKKAVNSFVSK